AACTCATTAAAAATCCACACAAAACTTTCAGAGGCTGCCATGCTCACTTCCACTCATTCTTTTGCTTTCCCTATAAATCTTTCCTTTTCCCAGAAAGCTTTAgaacaagaaacgaatacaaACAAGACAGCTCTGGCTTCATGTAGAGCGATTCCTCTTGCAGAAAAGGACACCCTATTCCGTACCAATAAAGTATTTAATACTGAGAATgatcaaaacaaaagaaagaaaaaacgaTTGCATGATAACTTAATCTAACAATAATAGAAGATTTGACGATGGTAGAGCCACTAATGACACCAAAATTTGAAGCTTATATGATGAGACATGGTTGAAGAAGACTGTGGTGACAACTTCACTAACAGCAACTACTCTATGAAGCCAGTTTTGGCCAAAATAGCATTCCTCACCTTGCTAAGATCTCTCCCTTTCAGGGTTCTCCCCATCCCTTCACACACAGAGAAAGATGAAATCTGGCTTCTTGCAAGCTTCCTTGCAATCCATTCATGTGGAGGCAccatttcatcatcttcatcgtCACCACCTTTGCTGCATGCACCATCATCATCCATTGACCCTTTCTCGCAACTCTTCCCATAAATTTTAGACCAGTCAGGGATATCCATGGGTTCTGAGGAAGCTTTCAACAATGGAGGAGCATCAGAAGAAGGTGGTGGAGTAATGGACTTAGCCCTTGGAATCTTTCTTGTGGTAGCAGGTAAACGCCATGCAGAAGAAGCAAAAGATTCCTTGCATGCCCTTGTGGTATTTTGGGCAGAATCATCTTCATCAAAATCTTTGTCCCCCATTGCTCCTCCTCTATCaccagcagcagcagcagcacaAGTTTGATTGAGAAAAACACCTAGATCTGCCATTGTTGTTAGGTGTGGCACAGTGTGGCACCCCTAGAAGGATGAGGTGTTTGAGAAACACAGAAAGGAGTGTAAGAAGAGTGATGGCAAAGTTACCTTTTTGAGTATATATAGAGATGGATAAGTGAGACTTCTCCAGCTAAGGGTTGTAATGAGATAAAATGAACTTTTTTGTGGTCTTGGGAATCAAAAAGGCAGAAAGGTGTAAGGGAATAACATCAggaatctacttgcttttgttTCAATACCCCCAAAAGGAACTACAActtttcaaaaaaacaaaaaactcacAAATGTTAAAAACCAACCGGTACAAAGGAAGAAGCCTTGAAAATCCGAGTCCAGAATCAGAGAGAATagtacattattatttttttcaagacATGGGGTGGCAGAAAAAGCCAACAAAAGCAGCAAATTTATGTGTACACCTGTAAGCGTGTATTGTTGTTTGGTCCAGAAAAGAAGAGCATGAATCTCCATTAGTTTACATAAAATCATGAATTACCTGCAAATGATCAAATTAAGGTGATTAAGTGAAAGAGTCCAAAATCTTTtgttatctttttgtaaaagcTGCAACTGCATCTTGATTTGAAGATGTGGTAAGGGAGTATTGGGTGTTATGTAACCGTACCTTGTGAATCATCAACCTTATCCTCAACTCTGTAACAAAGCTCATTCATTGATTAACACATGCAGAACTTCCCTCCATCTCAACCATTTTGGCTCTCTCTTTTCATTGGATGGGTGTTAGGGACTTCTTACCAGACttgttcattttcaattttttcaaaaaatttggaCTTTTTACTAACTTATTCTCTGATTTCATATCAACTGTGTAAACTAAtaacaacaaactaaaaataaagaCATAATTCCAACGCTCCACACTCAGTCCAATCAacttttatttaagattttggatTCGTATAGTTTGAACTAGTAAAGTAATGGAGAGAAGGTGAAAAATAGATGGAGAGTTCTCGGatgaaatgaaacaaataaaataaatgaaaagtgaaaatttaaatattaaacaaatctacatattttaatttattgattcaaaacatTTAAACAAGCACAAGTTTGTCTATATTATCATtgtattttaacatataactaacatgtaagaaaaatttataaataatgatatatttcatatttgagTTAATGAGTAAGTGGGAAAAACCtgtatttaagtttatatttttaatttaaatcttaaacttttctctcatctttaaacatttattttttaccaaaagtattttttaaaaaatgattgaaAGAGCAATTAAAAGTGGTCCTTTAAATTTGAGCTGGTGACCTCTACAGATCTATGATTCCTTATTATGTAGCTTTAATGTCGACATTAGAGGAGGCAATCAGCAACTTCCATGATAACTTGGTACTTGTTAAATTAATGGACTCTCAAAAAAGGAGGGACAAGTAACATGTACATAGttcttacaaataaaaaaataaaaaaaataataattacgatcaaaataatgatgataaatatttaaatgataaaaatacttattattatttataatagaaaatttaCTTACTTGAAgttatataaaatgatattgctgttttttttttaattttaaagtaaacatttttatctctcatatattcaatataattaacttatattctctaaaataaagattatatattttatcctttttaataAACAATAGTCATCTcttcttgtatttttaataacaaatcatttttttttttgtaatttaaaaagatgatttataattctttttaatttttataatgtatgttcgaattttaataaatttattaaaagtaaatacaaataaacgccatttattaaaaatataaaaattaaatactttcttaaaagttaaaagaaataaacattattttattaaaattataatatgcgtatacttaaaaaataataataaaagtatacaaATGTACCACCGTCACACGCTTACCTTATAAAATTGATTGTGATGTTAACATTGCCATTGCTGTGTTATGATCACttgtatataaaatttaatactttcATCTATAATtggattttatatatatatatatatatatatatatatatatatatataaaaagtagaTATTGacatataatttagaataatatactcaaaaaatatatatttatttatttttattaataaaataaaaataaataattgaattattaacGTCATATCTTATAATAGATAAAGGTAAAGATAAAATTGAGTTTGTATTGTTTTCTAtcatgtaatttttcttttattacttaaaaaaatatattactttatattttataaatatacttatttaaaaaaaagtcaaaagaCTAAAACTTACCCttcaaaatctaattaaatattaaaagacgtaattattatataaaaagtcAAGTTATTATTacgaaaaaatatataatagttaacttttatttctatttataaaaaatattatacaaaatatttatgagataaaaaagtccaaaattaatatttgagtATAAGTAGGACAAGatatcttcttatttttttctcatcagaattaaacaaaacatgtgataataaaagcaaaaataataaattaactttttctcttaaaaaaaaacatgtgaaagagtgaaaaatatagagaaacaagaagaaaataatcaaaggaagaaaaagtaaaagaaagaaaaaacatcttaataaatattttattatttattaatattaatgatggattttacaaaaaaattaaaaacctatctaatttagtttttataatttctcatagaattttaaaaatttagagagAGCTATGACATATTCCAGCTTCCTAGAAGATCCACCTGCATGTCGTACCAATATAAGATCCAAggtaaaatccattttttagacttttaaaattcttagtacaaatatatttttattgaattaattataaaattatatttaaaaataaaataaaataaaattattgtgaaTGACTATTAAATTCTACAAcagattattttattagtaaaagtatcttattttaaattaatttatttttaaaaaattgttttaaacttCTCATGCTATATTTCAACAAAAGGTTAtttctattaataaataaaaaagtttcattcttaaaaaagtttcttaaatttttggAACCGACCATGCGTGCACACAAAATCTTCTCTAAGAATCGTTCTCATGTATAGTTATTTCTATTTCCTCAATATATTAGCAGTAAATTTCGCCACctaacttttacttttttaataccTTTTACATTTACATTAGCCAAAttgaaaagataatttaaaattttgtttacagCCCTCTTACCATAATAtttaatactaatttaaattacttttttaacctaaaaaattgTGAAGAAACAAGTGCGACAAcctcaatattaaaataaaagatgatcATCAATGTTATCACCTTCCTGGTAGGAGTATGTGCTGGTTCCCATCCAGACATGAGCTCTTTGTTCTATTATTGATTTTGAACAAAGTAATGCACAAAAAACTTGCAGATTTCAATTTATTCTGCTCTGCATTCCACAAGCTTAGCTATTAAAAAACATGCCTTCTTTAGCATATATACTAAAACCATATAAATTACATATTATTGCATGCCAACAAAATAATGAACCTTTTGAGTTTCGTCTCTACAAACAGATGTCACCTTGACGTTATTATTCTCACTAAGATCTGCTATATGCAACGAATTATTCTAAGACTAAAAAGCTTATCACTAAATCTGTGTAAAAGGAATGAATCTTAATTTGCATTTAAATCTCACTCTAACTTGCGTGCTGCATGGTAAAGCTCCAAATAGTCAAGAGCAGGCCGGTTCCAAGACCAGTCTTGCTCCATCACCCTTTTGCATAAACTGTTGAACCAATCACGGCCATCATACCATGCTGTTATTGCCCTGAAAAAATTACCACAATTAATTTTGCTTTGCACTTTGCGGTAAGAAACATTTACAAGAGTGTGGCAATAACGTAGAGCAACCCAAACAAAAAACATGCCAAATGCTTTTGGTTTCCTCTGTCCGTGTCATCAAAGCCACTTTCAACCCTTCTTTCCCAATGAAAATTCTAATTGCAAGAAATTCAGCATACAATATTGGGACACTACTATTGAGTTTTACATGATATAACCATATGACAAAGAACTCACCTATTCAGAGCATAATCAACCCCTCCAACATCAGCTCCATCAAAACTAAATCCATTTGTCTCAAGACCCTGTGCTTGAGCTCTATCCTTATCATGATCAACGTCAAATACGGTATCAAAAAGTCCTGCAAAGTTGTTTCAGATGAATGTCAactgaaccaaaacatttgaatgaacaaaagaaataaaacataaagatatttcatatataaatatgagATAAATGGTCGATGTATTATTTGGGTATGCATACTAGCCATGCCATTTAAATGAATATTATGTGATAGATTAATATGTAGCATGTACAGACCTCCAGTTTTTCGAACAACAGGTATTGAACCGTATCTCATTGCAGTGAGTTGAGTGAGTCCACATGGCTCAAAGATTGAAGGAACAAGAATGAAATCAGCACCAGCATATATCTAGAACAAAAGAAATCTAGAAGAGTCAGTAGCGTCCAATAATGGAAAAAATGCTAGCAAAGGATTTTCAGTTTCATAAGTTACCAGGTGTGAAAGAGGCTCATCATATGCAAGGCAAAGTCTGGCACGATCATTATGAGAGGAATGCAATTGATTTGCCAAATTCACAAAATCATTTTGGATACGAGGATCTGGGGCCGAACCAAGTAATACAACCTGCATATCATTTTACTGTCAAGACTTGTCTACTTAAATGAAACATTAGTAAACAATTTCTAAATGGAACAAGAAAAtctaataacaaatttaaacttTGTACTTTGACAGCACCTATTTGAAGTATTAAACTTATTCAAGAAAGGTATAGGGTCAAAGTAGATTCCAAGTTCAAGATATCATTCGTCCTGGGTGTTTATTTTTGCCAAATCATTCGACTAAACATTGAAACTTCTTAGTGGAGGTTAAAAACTGGCCACCTATCTTTAATCCAAGGGAGATGAGGACCGAGATCCAACAacttaataaaagaatatttaatactGCATCAGTTGTCAGGTAAATGATTTTGTaatgataacaaaaataacagTGAAAATGCAAATAATTTTACTATCCCATATTGCTATTATGAAGGCAACTACGGCATTGCTGGTGTACACCTttgtaaaacagaaaaaaaaggaatacCTGTCCACCGCGTTCTAGGGTGCGCCACATGGCATGTTTGATAAGATGGATTCCTTTCTGATGAGTCAATCGAGTAATAATTCCTACTAAAGGAAGATCAGCTCTTTTTAAACCAAGCCTTTGTTGCAAGGCTTCCTTAGAAGCTCTTTTTCCTTCAACAACATTTTCTGATGAGTATGATACCTGGAATAGTATATCAGAAATAGTCATAATTGACTTactaaactaaataaaatagcTTCTATATAATAAGCACAGGCATCAATTGAGTTTAAGATATCAGTGTAGCCATTAACGAACTCTACTGAATAAAAAGAATCCCTCGGTCCATTTTCATTTAAGAAGTCCTTCTTAAAACTTGTCTATCTTAAACTTATCGGAGCAATGCATGCAGTTGTGCAAGTTGAAACTTTTACAGTTGAGTAATAACTAATATTCCAAGTTCATATGTTCTGCATATTGATGATTCATCCCAAACACTCACAATCACTATGTTACATAAGAAACATGAGGCAAGTATGTTCACAGAATCAGTTGCATCATTTTGAAGTCACTAGTAAGAACCAAAATAGGATGGAGTTATTCAATACGATTATCCAAAGGAAGTAAAAGGGGTCAAGATAAACACAAATCATCAGCGTTATTCTAGCTTAACTTTCTAACTTAGTTATCATTTACAAGAAGCCACATTGTTGGGGCTAACTTGATAACCACATGCAATTCTAGGACCCATGtaagaaaagaataagaaagaTCTGTGTATAAGTCTACTTACAGGAATGAATTTATCATTATATGGGTCCCATATATCTGGATCGATTCCATTTATTATACCATGGAACTTGTGAAGATGAGGAGCAATTACAGGATTACCAGAAATCTCTCTTGAATATGTGGGGGAGACCTGCCAAATATGAATGACCATGATGTAAAAATCATAACCAGCTTCTTGATTTCAAATTGCTAATTCAATTTAAACTCAAAGATTGTATCTGATGTCacagttatataaaaatatattatgggGAAATATTTAAAGATGAGAGCCAATCAAATCCTTGACAGGAAATGATTTACCTTGTAAGTGCACATTTACAAATTGTTTGCTGCCATAACATACATAAAAATTTTTCTCTCCATTAAAGCTATCTGGCATAAgctaagaatttttttttttctttacaaaaagAGTCGGCACATGGTCCTCTCCGTGATCCCAGAGGAAGGCATAAGTCCATTTGAGGCAATATAGTCAGCAAGTTCAAAGTGGCTACGTAAGTTTATTCAATAAGAGCTCCATAGTCAACTCTTATGAGTCAAGGCCAAAAAATTAGTCAtgcattatttataatataaattgttttgtttaatttctttcacttttttattGTAAGTGTTCAGGAATAATAGGTGTCTACTCATTTCACTCCTAAAATCTCCTGTTGGTATCAAAGTaggtttaaaattttgatactcATCCCTACATTCTTCCTCATGTTACACCGGATTTGAGTAAACTTCCAGGCAACTTCTTATACCATCCttataattttcacttaaacatacattttaaataaattatttatcaagttatattaactaaatattaaatcaaacattgcacaaaaaataaaaaactagaaaaatgttACTTACTAATTActatcacaaaataaaattatcatctTGAGTCCTCACTAATGTTAGGAAAGAGATAAAAAACACTCGTTGAAAATAGTATGTGTGGAGGAGGTACTGAGTTCACTCAACATTATATCTATCTATGTTCTCTGTTTCTCAACCAAGTGGTATTTTGTTCAAACCTTGTTGCCCTATACATATATAtggtaataattaaaattttattgaataaacttTTGGGATAGCTAGTTCATGACGTGGCAAATTTTAGTACAAGGCAGGTGTGGTGTGTACATTGGCCATGCTTGAAGCCTCAAAAGGCTTGATAGAAATGTAATCTGACAACTTGATGTTTGGAACAATTAGTTaatgattactaaaataatcaaatactGGATGAAAGTTAGGGAAATTGACAAATTTAAGATAGCACTTACAGTTGTAGCTTTGTCAGCATATTGCATAGCTTTTGCAATGAAATGGGCTCCAAATTCAAGGTTATGAATAGTGAAGACAAGTCGTGCTTTACTAAGACCATAATGAGCATAATTGTCTTTAAATATCCATGCAACCGGAGCACTTGACCAATCGTGGCAGTGGATGATATCCTGTCCATTTACTAGAGCCAATTAAAATACATCCTCGGTGACTGTGTTAAACCGGAGATCACTTGCTTTATATAAATGgcatgttaaataaatttgaaagcGAAATATCTAGCCCAAAATAGGAAAGCTGATCACTTGGAAAGTGGCTgatgatattttttgttgttttatgcATTGGAATCTCAGATACAATTACACAAATTCATGGAATTACAAAATCATGTTTTTAGGTCAAGTGGGGGATTACACAAATTTGCATTTACCCTAAAAAAGAAGTAGGGACAAGAGTATCTTGCCACTGTTCTAGTTTTGACCACTCTAAGTCTCATAAAAAAACTGCTTGGTTCAGGTGGCTTATGAGAAAATGTTGAGTTAAAACACAGCGTCCCAAGAATAATAGACACTTCTTCATTCACTCTTACGTCAGGAAAGGAAATGTTAATTGGAAGTTAAAAAATTGACAtcttttaatgaaaaaacaaataaaacgaACAGTTTAGTCACTAGTATGATATTTCTTACAGGATGAAATCCATTTTGGAGTAGAAACTCAAGAGCAGCATGACAAAAGAAACCAAATCTCTCTGCATCATTCCCACGACCATATACACAGCCAACTTGAAAGAACCTGCaccaaaaaatattgatatgtaAAGGTCAGTACAATCTTTGAAACATTTGAAAGTTTTCAAATCAGCTTAATTGCAGCAAAGAGTAAAAATGAAGttaccaaaaataaaagaaaaaatatctttagaTAATTACAATGAAAAATAGCCCTCAATGTCAAAAATAATACAGCTCACAACTATCAATTCAATCTATTGAATTTATATACTTCATAATATATACAACTGGAgagattaattaatttctttcacATATTTGATTTGCTTCTATCTCGTCCAAAGGCTTATTTTACGTATAATATACACTATTTTTAAAGGTACAGGAAGTATCTTCTGTTATCTTGAAGAAGTGGTGACAGATTTTATCTAATCCTTAATTTGAATTCCTCAAACAGTTAGACAGAAATAAACCTGCAGTTGACATTCAAATATAACTACAGTCAAgatttgaaagagaaaaacttAGATTGTACAAATTTATCCAAGTTGTACAAATTTGGGTTTAACAACTGTGAGATGGAACTTTCAAACTTTAGCCAACCCATATCTTCATGCTACCGAGAAATAATTTTGTCTCATGTTGGTGCTAAGTGAATAAGCCCTTCAAAAACATGCTGAAAACCTAGCCAGCAAGTTGATTACATTTGCCCTACCACCACCTTTACTTCTCAATCCCTAAAACTCTGATACCTCTCAGCCACCTCCGGTGATGATCAATCAACTGAAAGGGTCCAGAGAGTTAGAATAAAGGTGGTCAATTTAAAAAGTAGTATTGGGAATTTAACGTATTAGGTGTAGGGAGTTTGTTTAAATAGGAGAAGAGTGTGGAAGAGGGGAAGGTGGAAGGAGAATCTTCTCCCTAGGTTCtttgtttgtaatttaaaaaaaaaaaaaaagattttgaagaattctttctttttatcatttgtttttcttttatcccgAACAAAAGGTGTCCAAAAGAACAGAAGACTTGAAGATTGCCATCAAGCACTTTGATTATAATAccattgaaattcaattatgtGAGTAGAACAACATAAATTTTGCCTGCAAtctaaacataaatattttcctAACCGAGAAAGTTGATGTGAAAAAcgtattttccaaaataaaatacaatgctTGGATTAAGGAACAGTTAATTGACACATTAGAGAACAGATTGGAGAACCAATGCATTTACCCATTCTGAGGCTCCAGAAAATAGACAGAGAGACCTTCAACATTTCCACGCCATACTTTTATTTCAGTCCCTCCCCATAAATAGCTCCTCTGAGATTCAAAGTCCTTTACCTGCATTAGAAGCTACGCATTTAGAAGCTAGTAATAACAATAGCTAAAatacaaaagcacaaaaacacaaaaaatacatttttctagACACTTATGTCTTCTAAGATAGCCACTGATTCAAATGCTCAATGTGAAGAAGAGGAAGGCACCCAAACAATATCTGTGTCCCCCTTTCTCTCTATTATCAATCAGTTTCATATTGAATAGCAAACTACATCAATCTGGAAGCGATTATTATAACACCATGCTGTATACAAAAGGAACTTAAGGAAGAACATAAAAGTTTTGAATCAAGTTGGAATAGACATTATATATCCAATGCAGAGTATAAGATGTAAAATAAGTACCACAGCAACAGGTAGAGAAAAAAACAACTTACATTGCTAAGGTTCAAGCAGTCATACTTTGGTAGAATGATGTCCACATTGTGATTTAAATCCTGAACAGCTCGGGATAAACTAGTAACAACATCACCAAGGCCCCCAACCTGCCAAAAATTAATACATCAGAAACAGACAAATGTGTTAGATTTAATCACAAGTGTCCTCTGCATAACATAgcaataaataataatcttttttcttacaaaatttgcaATAATTGCTGATTACTGTAAACAGTTACCCTTCATAAGTACCCTAGCTACATCATGGAATCTTCTCCTACTGCAACCCATTTTAATAAAGAGGAGAAACACCTTTTTTCAAGATATTCAATAGTTCTCTTTTCAATCACTATTAAAATAATGCACTTAGGGAGGTATTTTACAATCATCTTTCTTTGTTCTACAAATATACAAAatgggaaaagaaaataatcagAGAAGTTTGATTATTAACAAGACTTCCCCCAATGACACTTAAGTAAGACGATAAAGATTACAAAAGTGGAAAGACTAACAGACAGAGAAAAGTACTGACAgccaaaacaattaaaattaccaAATGCCAAACACAAATGTTTTTAATACATGTTATATAGTATATGCAAAAAATAAATGTTCTTAATAAATCATAACTTTTTACTGTATTCGCTCAAGAAATATTTCTAACATCCCACATATTTAAGGAATGTTCAATGCTACCCTTAAACATGCCATAGTGCAGATAATGAAAagtaaaaccattttttttccttcacccATGAAAAGGTGTATGCTAACTTTCCAGTCCTACAAATTCAACTTTCATAGAATGATATTGAAAGCATAAAGAAACTgcaactgattttttttttttttattttatgaaaacagCACCAAAAAAGTAACTGATACCGTGTTGGGAATGGATCCTATAGTATTGAACTTTCACACGTCTTTATCATGTGGAAATTGTGTCTATCTCTTcataaaaattcacaaatattaATAAGGGTTGACATATTACGAAGTTTCCATTAGACAAAGTCATGTGAAGATTCAACACGGAAGAGGTCATTCTGGCAACACCATAACAGATGAGAAAAAGTAAAATTCCTTCACTGTAATTTCCTGAAATTTTCCAGACTTGAAAATAAAAGAGTCCGCAGAGACATGTCCACAAATTTAAGATAAGATAC
This portion of the Vigna unguiculata cultivar IT97K-499-35 chromosome 6, ASM411807v1, whole genome shotgun sequence genome encodes:
- the LOC114189264 gene encoding uncharacterized protein LOC114189264, which gives rise to MADLGVFLNQTCAAAAAGDRGGAMGDKDFDEDDSAQNTTRACKESFASSAWRLPATTRKIPRAKSITPPPSSDAPPLLKASSEPMDIPDWSKIYGKSCEKGSMDDDGACSKGGDDEDDEMVPPHEWIARKLARSQISSFSVCEGMGRTLKGRDLSKVRNAILAKTGFIE